AACGTTGTAGTGGGGGGGCACCAGCCGGAACCGTGTTGGAACCCGCGTaaactgcagtgatgggtggtgtcagcaagggtttcaccacgcttctGGCCATTACGCCCCACCGAAGCTCCTCAAGAGAAcccacgtacgcaattgcgtacgtgcttcatgtcgttctgaccctactacaTGAGTGGGGTTACCAAGTTCTCCTATTAGTCTTGTAGTTTGCTTTGCTCCTAGAACGCCTGTGTAGTTTGTAAAACTTGAAATTCTCCTAATTTCTCTCCTAATCATACACGATTGGCGTTTTCCATAGTCATTATGATTGGAAAATCCTTTTTCGCTTGTTGTACAAATTCTTCAATGAAAACAGAGTTTGGGAAGGGAGTCACTCaagacttcagtcgaacagctAATTAGAGCACAAAATCGTTATTAACTGCCAAATGTGCATTGCGGATGATCATTCTTTGTGGCTCTTTTCGGTCATTTTCTCGTTAAAACTACTACATGAGATGACTCAGCACTTCGCTCCCAAAAAATCTGTTTggagacttaaaggcatcaccccaggaatctagGGTGCTACTGGTTTCAGGCAGGTAATGATTacacgaggtcgtagattgtggggaagagggtggttccgttcacctctccctgtatcagtgtaaacagaagaccggaacgctgtttctcacgacggcttctgttgcaatgcgcaactgTTGCGCCCCGCtcctcctgcgattcgtccgaatgggttttcgacgaatcgcagggcgcaAAGAAGCAGGTGCGGTGGAgtgcagcggttggaatcgaggtggaaccatggcgaactgcagagactgcagatgggtggcggtagcgaggattcTTACACGATTCCAACAGCCATGctcaactgtccgtgcttcatgtcgttttgacccaactgtgTCGGGATTAGGACCAATTCTCCCCCAATTGAAATGAACTTTTTGAATATGGGTTTTGGAAAACTTAGATCATTCTTTCGTCAAAGAAAGCCTTGTACATACCACTTTGTCTTTGTTCATTTAGGAGAAAGTGATGACTGTTAATAACATTAGATGGCGATCTcaattgcaaaataaaaacggaGGAGTCGAGTTTTTACCGTAACAGGTTGTAGTGTAAGTGATGGAAATTGTGTGACGTTACAATACATAATAAGatgcataaaggataaagtaccTTGTAGGGATGCGCCGACGtgttcagttcaattcagaaaagtTTAAGAGTTTACGAgcgcgtgtctagcctatacaatgactgcCGGGAGCTAGCGGATAAATTaaatcagtatttttttatcctccctgacagaccaatttatcgacacaagctggaagaaatgtttggttggcactagggagGGGTCTGAACCAAGGATTGATCGTACAGTCACTCTTATCAACTGCGCTAAAGCCGCCCCCAAATACGCAATACGTGTAGTAAATATGTGAAAGTATGACCGTCTATATGCAAGTGTCGCTTACATTCATCTCATCGATTTGAAACGCATTGGTCCGACAAATACTCACAAGTGGCACAATTGTATAGTAGGCGCGAACGCGAAGTGGATCTGGGTTGAGCAACACCAGAACACACCACTACGATTTATTATGGCGAACTAATCTTTATTGTCTATGCTTCGTAAGAGCTGAAGTATCTTTTTCAGTTCTTGAACCTATGCTGTACACTATCGTAGACCAACCTCCAATCAAAGATTATGACTACTACATGGAATTGTTTGGGCAATCAGGAAAAAGCCAGGttggtgttttcttttttgctgaaaagaagaatgaactGTTTGTGTTCTTGgactttctggaaaattttataCAGACATCAACTACACAAAAATTATGCACACTACTTCGCTTTGCGGCTAGGTGAGGGAATTACTGTTGCTACTTTAGTCATCGGCGCAAACTGGTGACGACAATCTGAACGAGGGGACTCAAACGGAAGACTGTTTTGACGAGACGAAATGGACTCAATATCCGGCCCACGTGagcaaaattcaaataaactcATTCCAATTCTTTCTACTGTCGCATCGAAGTTGCATTTTCTGGCCAGGACGACTTTGGATGGGGTGCAGAGCGAAGTGCTACTGTAGACTTCAATACCAGAGAAGATGAAGCAATGATGATGTTTCGCGAAAATCACCTCCAAAACCCACGGTTGAAACAATTCGTGGAGTCAGCTGGGCAAGTCAGTTCTGctattttcttaattatttaattattccaGGCGAAAAGCTCACTGGTAGATACGTATGTGATTCATTAAGGTCATCATTGATCTGATTTCTGCCAGGCACAAATCTACAACTGGCATTATTCTGCAGCACAAGAGCACGCTCCCTTTTAGCTCAGGATTCAACTCGTTCGAACTGGGACCTATCGCTCAATGTCAGTTGGTTAAAAACTGCAATTTAGTATGAGAAACATGATCACCTAAAACCGTCGTAGGGGTATGTTCTTTTGACCTGAAGACGGATTTGTATGGTCATTTCGACTCACTCAAAACCCAGAAAGGTGAAATAGAAGGTGGCTTGTCCAGACAAAAGTTTTATCTGCCTAGTAAGAGGGGTTCTAAGTCAACTTTGGGTTCCCTAAATGGAAATCTGAAAAGCACATATATATTCGCAACCATGTGTACTGGAACAAGCGTGTCGCATCTCGCACCCATTTTCTGTTAATCTCTGCCCCCCCGTAATCGCGCTCACCCGTTTGATCACTTTCTGCGGTAGGCATGAACACTTGATACTTCACGCTTGTGAATGaggttcttcaaaaaaatttcttggcAGAAACGAAGCGCACCCAATTTTAACAGTAGCTTATACTAAAGGCGGCATATCACGAAACGGACCATTTTAGGATCTCTGTGGCCGAACATAGAGTTTGGCTTGTAGGTCACGAGTAACAGTTTGAGCCCGCTCAAGTCCCCGTGATCttcttgaaaaacggcgtgggaaaatGCGTCCActcttacgaggtacgttagaacgctccggCCCCTACACACGGGTCATGTTCACCATGAAGCGGTCGACAAGTCATGGGGTTTTCTCAGCAGcccattcaagtaaaaccaatgaatagactgctgatgGAACCAAAGCGTTTACAGGAGCAGCGCGTTCTAATGCATCTCACAGGAACTAAGGCGGTTATTACGCCGTGGATTGCAGGGGATCGAACGTGACCACACTCATGCTCGTTAACGTTTCAACCCGAGCCTTACATCCTCCCATACAGACCTCAatatcgtcagttttgtgattaGGTGCTCTTAGCCACTGAAAACGGAACTAAATAAACTCCCCAATCGAGATTCTTCCTTTCCGATGGAGGTGGGAGAGGTTATGTTGCTGgcgaaatatatatatatatatatttatatataaaatCATCATATATATGCCTGTCATTCATGAAATGAGACCAGTGCAACCAACCACTTAGTCCTGCGCTATACCTGACTTTGTCATGTTCCAAAGCGATCCGGCAACGCTGTGCACCTTATCGTTATTCTTTGctattatttctgttttagTTATCTTCGAAGGAAAATCTCCTATTATTAcgcatatttttatttaactgtttttttcttgctgcttgGAACATCCTTTTCAGTCCTTTGCCCAAATGTAGTCGAAATGACTCGACGCCTAGCGCAGCTGTTTAAAcggttgcactcgaagtgGTGTGGTAGTACCTTCATCTCAGTCCGTCTGAAGCTGCCACAGGTTCCACATGGGGGGCGACCGCCCACGCAATCACACTACACGTTCAAGTAGTTTTGCCCCGACTGTATGTTGAGATAGTGCAGTCGTTAACGTTGAAGTAGGTAAAGCTAGTTAACGGCGCTTCCAAAGTAACAGCCACAAGGGAATCGTCAACGAAAGTTTGATCTCAGATTATTTAGTTCGGGGATCAGACCAACATATCGAATTTGGTCATGCATTGGTCTCCTGTTCTGAAATATTGTCTCTGGAATGAAACGGATCATTGAGAGCTACATATTTTCAGCTAGTAAAGTCGTATCGATTGCATTAAGTTCTAAGGCGCCAGATGTTCTCCTCATCGGCTTCTTCATCAAAGAATCGCCTGCAGAAGACCTTTTGAACCGTACACTACTCGTGGAATTCTACTTAGAAAATGAACAACCTCCTAAGAGGTACGCAAGTGTCGTGATGTATGGTGATGTGAACCGTTTCACGTCACTTTAGCTGCTGAACTATTTTAGACTGTTCTTATCCGAAGGAGAGATCACATGCACTAGTTACACTCCTGATGGCACATCGCTGATTGCAGGAGTGGTGAGGTTTTTTTGCGGTTTGTTTGCAATCAGTGGGAATATTCAATTATTCCAGAGTATGATTGTAACATCTGAAGTGCTTCTAATTAATCAGGCTTAAGCGCACGTTGATTTTCCCAACAGGCGTACTTTTCCGCTTGTGTCATtccaaatttcacaaaaaacaCTATGAGTCCCGAAGAACACTGTCTCAAGCACTTCGCAGAGCAAGCCTCCTCCTATAAAACCTGTCCAAGGTGTTTCTGAAAGTGAATTTATTGACATCATTACTAAATCAAACAATATTTGCGCATTCTGGGCATTTTTGGTTCCTAAATGTTGCAAATTCACCTGTAAACTGTCAGGAACACTGTAATATTGATTGCAATATTAaactgctctttttttgtgtagttCTAAGTTCACTTATCTTCCGCAAAGATTTGATCCACTGAGGCACGAAACCCGTGACGTTCTACTTCTATTTTACCTGTGGGCATTCCTTCTTTATGATTGCGTAGTTTCGCGTGAGAGATGAGTGGAGACGGATGGGAGGAGGATCGTTCTCGAGAGGGTCCCTGTCCCATCACCGTGACCTTCGAACTGACCCACTGATGACATTGGCGCTTTTAATTTCCGAGGAATTTGGGACCAGAGCGTTATTTTTGATCTCACTCATAATATGTTAGTATTGTCCCCATCGTCAGGATCTGTGTGTCAGccttttcccttctttttctgtaggtagtttttattgttttcttgtgTCTTTTCTGTGAATAAAACCACATGATTACCCTTACTGTCCCCTACGACATATGTACATCGCGTAGGTCcctttgcattttttgcaAACCGAGAAATAAAACTGATTTATTTAAATGCTGCTTTGGGAAAGTTTTCAGTGTTGGGTTCTGTTGGTATATAGGATTCTAGACCTCGATTGGCAGTAACCAACGAAGAAGCTAAATTTAACTCCAGGATTAGTGGCCTTAGAAATACCTAAGGCACAGCTTTAAATCAAACGAGACCGGAAGTCGCtcttcacttaaaggcagcgtaccacgattTTGGCATAGTGTGGTGCAAGCCtggagttcgggttgtagattacagaaGCCATCGTGGTTCCGTTCATGTTCCCCTCATcgtcgtacttttttttttttttttatttttttttttttttttttttttttttaaaaaaaaattttttttaaattttttttttttttttttttttttttttttaaaaaaaaaaaaataaaggggggggggggggggggaaaattTAAAGAGGGGgggggttttaaatttttttgttaaatttagGGCTGTTCCATTTTCTCACGAAGATTATGGATGAATAAGTGGAACCGTGttggtttccgtaatctacaatccgaactcCAAACTTTCGCTCTGGTTTCCACACCACATCAAAATCGTGCCTTTAAATACCATGGGTACATTTTAAGAGTGGATTTCTTGTGAAATTACCCAAGAGAAACTCTTTATATCCACACTAAAAATGGAatgatgttttatttttattcaactttGTGAGTGTACAACGTTGCCTTGCTATACATTTTGATGTCTTCGACGTGTTGATTTGGATTCGTTGTTTTACGTTTTTGTTGTGATACTTGTGAATTACCTCGCAGATCTCGTCCACTACCGAAAATTCCCCGGAAGCTTCATTTAATTACTCAAAAATGTGTAGCATGAAATGAGCCGAAAGTCATCTTGTTAAGGAAAAGTACTAGTTCTAGAATGATGGAGCAATAGAAGCGTACGACCTGCTTGAGCCTTCATCTGCCTTCACCTCTTCGATGCCTTGGATTGGTAAGGCTCTTACTTTTTAAAGTCTATGCAACACCTTTAAAAGGAGATCTGACGTCAAGGTGTTATATAGCTCGAAttacaaaaatctttttttttaaattttaaagtgaCTAGCCctctttaaaaagttttttctcgaTAGAGGAACTCTTCTTCTGGATCTAAGAAAGTAAGCCATATTGTCTGTCACCTCATCTTACATCAGATAGCCCGTACGACATTCCACTTCGATCTCCAGCCTACGACTCGTCCTTTTTAAGTTCTACACTTGCTGATGGTAAAATGCATCCGGTTGTTGATGTACAAACTCTCACAAAAGAAGACGGGTAAGAAATCACTTGCTCTTTGCTGCTCTGGTCGTAGCTCTGCCAATCAACTATTCGATAATTTTAATCTGTAaaattatagttttttttaggtcGTCTTGTCAGGTGGCTTCGCTAGACCACGCCGGCTCAATCGCTCTTTGGGTAGTGCTTAGGGATTCCAACGGACGGCCTGGCGTTCGGCCCGAGTCCCAGCTTTCTCTGCAACTACTTGCTCTAATTCGCCCAGATAACTTCATTTTAAGGTAGACGATACggacatatttttttttctgtttgtagTTAGGAAATAACTATATGCAATATGATTGTGAAACTTAattgaggaaataaaataaatggatagGTTTCTGGCACTCCTATCAACTTCATGGTGGGCCACACCCAAAATCGACAGCTGTTTTAAAAAGCGGATCTGGTACTGTGCATAGTTTAGGGCGTCTTCTCAGCCAACTCCACTAATTGCCAACTGTATGATCACCCATGCTGACCCTCAAGTGTTCTTAGTTGGTGAGTTAAGTAGTGGCATTTACGAGTGAGCTCAAGCGGAATTACCGCATTTTTTCCAGGGACAGATGCAGGATTCCTTTGCAACTTATCCAGAGCGAAAGTGTCCACGCAAAGAGTGCCACGTTTGATTGACAGCAAAATGAGTGTGTCGCTCTATTTGTATTGGACTGAGTTTGTTTCATGTAGAATTGCGTTCGGCGAATCCCTTTTGAAGTCTCTTTTGGACCTCATTTTTGACATTCTATTTCCGTTCAAAGCAAttgaacagtaaaaaaaatagcaatttCAGTCTCAGCATCACCTTTTTCCCTGCTTTTGTAGTTCCATATAGTCTCAACTAATCGTAGTATCACtcaattcatttttgaaaggcatcaccccacgaatctgaggtatcGGTTTCAGGCAgttaatgcctatacggggtcatagattgtggggaagagggtgattccgttcacttctccctgtatcagtgtaaacggacgaccctggagcgctgtttcttacgacgacttctgttgcaatgcgcagtCGTTGCGTTCCGTCTCTCCTATGATTCATCCAAATGGGTTTTCCACGAATCGCCCCGGagcgctgtttcttacgacgacttCTGTTGCCAACCGTGCGTAACCGTTGCGTTCCGTCCCTCCTACGaatcgtccgaatgggttttccaCGAATCGCAAGAGGGTCGGGGCgcaatggttgcgcattgTAACAGAAGcagtcgtaagaaacggcgctccagggaatcatcctcttccccacaatctacgaccccgcataggcattacccgcctgaaacccgtaccaccccagattcgtggggagatgcctttaaaaatggaCAGGAAACTGTTGTGATGGAAGATGATGGGAATGTTTTCCTTTCCAACTACAAATTATATGGACATATCAGGGTCAGGGCAGAAAGAACAGGGAGTCTGTGTCGAGCAGAGGAAGAGTGAGCGTTGCAGTTGAGTCGCCCGCTTActtggttgaacacattcgactGCCACTGCGCAGGGTGCAGTGCAAACCTTTGATAGTCTCTGTTGTAAATATGCGAACCCATGCCAGAGATGAACAGGAGAAATAAGTTTTAGTGTGCCTTTTATTCTTGAATACAATTTCTGAAATGCTGTACTTCTGTCATATTTCTTAGAGATGGGCCAAATGGCTTTGAGCATAGCACGGGTGCGTAAGTGATTGCGCTCaatgcggcgcggtggagctatcTGTTGGGATCGAAGTAGAACCATATCTGCAGTGATGGGTAGTGCTAAAAGAG
This window of the Necator americanus strain Aroian chromosome III, whole genome shotgun sequence genome carries:
- a CDS encoding hypothetical protein (NECATOR_CHRIII.G11840.T1) — its product is MARETSGRDAGARKSSEDGPSKYLILEPMLYTIVDQPPIKDYDYYMELFGQSGKSQSSAQTGDDNLNEGTQTEDCFDETKWTQYPAHDDFGWGAERSATVDFNTREDEAMMMFRENHLQNPRLKQFVESAGQVIIDLISARHKSTTGIILQHKSTLPFSSGFNSFELGPIAQSSKVVSIALSSKAPDVLLIGFFIKESPAEDLLNRTLLVEFYLENEQPPKRLFLSEGEITCTSYTPDGTSLIAGVNDGAIEAYDLLEPSSAFTSSMPWIDSPYDIPLRSPAYDSSFLSSTLADGKMHPVVDVQTLTKEDGSSCQVASLDHAGSIALWVVLRDSNGRPGVRPESQLSLQLLALIRPDNFILRASSQPTPLIANCMITHADPQVFLVGTDAGFLCNLSRAKVSTQRVPRLIDSKMNVFGEVLCAKASPFENVVILVGFSSGCLALYRLGKINPVTVLTPPSSSRKPLSSVEWSPISQCVLYSLHGCSRLLVWDLSIGRSPQSVNDLSQEVPARVVCTRIWLQKSVISSRSGIAYLALGLSSGKVDVHALERPRKEGNLLATLKALDE
- a CDS encoding hypothetical protein (NECATOR_CHRIII.G11840.T2) → MDQLRAQLDTAQGPRQRHLRSLRTSWMTMARETSGRDAGARKSSEDGPSKYLILEPMLYTIVDQPPIKDYDYYMELFGQSGKSQSSAQTGDDNLNEGTQTEDCFDETKWTQYPAHDDFGWGAERSATVDFNTREDEAMMMFRENHLQNPRLKQFVESAGQVIIDLISARHKSTTGIILQHKSTLPFSSGFNSFELGPIAQSSKVVSIALSSKAPDVLLIGFFIKESPAEDLLNRTLLVEFYLENEQPPKRLFLSEGEITCTSYTPDGTSLIAGVNDGAIEAYDLLEPSSAFTSSMPWIDSPYDIPLRSPAYDSSFLSSTLADGKMHPVVDVQTLTKEDGSSCQVASLDHAGSIALWVVLRDSNGRPGVRPESQLSLQLLALIRPDNFILRASSQPTPLIANCMITHADPQVFLVGTDAGFLCNLSRAKVSTQRVPRLIDSKMNVFGEVLCAKASPFENVVILVGFSSGCLALYRLGKINPVTVLTPPSSSRKPLSSVEWSPISQCVLYSLHGCSRLLVWDLSIGRSPQSVNDLSQEVPARVVCTRIWLQKSVISSRSGIAYLALGLSSGKVDVHALERPRKEGNLLATLKALDE